A stretch of the Corvus moneduloides isolate bCorMon1 chromosome 8, bCorMon1.pri, whole genome shotgun sequence genome encodes the following:
- the LOC116447580 gene encoding cytochrome P450 2C9-like, with product MELLGGATVVLLVCIACLLSFAAWKGRSGKGKMPPGPAPLPILGNLLQVKPNNLAKTLEKLSEEYGPVFTVHLGLNPVVVLHGHDVVKEALVDRADEFAARGRMPIGDRTNNGLGIVFSNNEPWLQVRRFSLTTLRNFGMGKRSIEERIQEESDYLLEEINKTKGTPFDPTFMLSCSVSNVICSIVFGKRYDYKDKKFLALMNNMNNIFEMMNSHWGQLYQMFSNILDYLPGPHNNIFAEFDALKAFVAEEVKSHQASLDPNSPQDFIDCFLSKMQEEKDHPNSSFHMKNLITSAFDLFIAGTETTSTTVRYGLLLLLKYPKIQEKIQEEIDQVVGRSRKPCVADRTRMPYTDAVVHEIQRFISLIPLALPHTVTKDTSFRDYVIPKGTTIFPILSSVLHDSKEFPNPHEFNPEHFLNKNGTFRKSDFFMPFSAGKRICPGEGLARMEIFLLIATILQNFTLKSVVNPQELNITPTLSGTGNVPPAYQLCAVPR from the exons ATGGAGCTCCTGGGAGGAGCCACTGTTGTCCTCCTGGTTTGCATTGCTTGCCTGCTCTCCTTTGCAGCATGGAAAGGAAGGtctggaaaagggaagatgCCTCCAGGACCAGCTCCCCTTCCCATTCTAGGTAACCTGCTGCAGGTGAAACCAAATAACTTGGCCAAAACCCTTGAGAAG CTCAGTGAAGAGTATGGACCAGTGTTCACAGTGCACCTGGGCTTGAACCCAGTGGTGGTGCTGCATGGACATGATGTGGTGAAAGAAGCCTTGGTTGATCGCGCGGACGAGTTTGCTGCCAGAGGACGCATGCCAATAGGAGATAGGACTAACAATGGATTAG gGATTGTTTTTAGCAACAATGAGCCATGGTTGCAAGTCCGGCGGTTTTCTCTCACCACTCTGCGGAACTTTGGAATGGGGAAGAGGAGCATTGAAGAGAGGATACAAGAGGAATCTGACTACTTGCTGGAAGAGATCAACAAAACAAAGG GAACACCCTTTGACCCAACCTTCATGCTGAGCTGTTCTGTGTCCAATGTTATATGCTCCATTGTCTTTGGGAAACGATATGATTATAAAGACAAGAAGTTCCTGGCCCTGATGAACAACATGAACAACATCTTCGAGATGATGAACTCCCACTGGGGACAG ctgTACCAGATGTTCTCAAATATCCTGGATTACTTGCCTGGCCCACACAACAATATATTTGCAGAATTTGATGCTCTAAAAGCCTTTGTAGCAGAGGAGGTGAAGTCGCACCAAGCCTCCCTAGATCCCAACTCCCCTCAGGATTTCATTGACTGTTTCCTCAGCAAAATGCAGGAG GAGAAAGATCATCCCAATTCCAGTTTCCACATGAAGAACCTGATAACAAGCGCCTTCGACTTGTTCATTGCTGGAACTGAGACAACAAGCACCACTGTACGATATGGGCTTCTGCTTCTTCTCAAATACCCAAAGATACAAG AAAAAATTCAAGAAGAGATTGACCAGGTAGTAGGACGATCAAGAAAACCTTGTGTGGCTGACCGGACCCGGATGCCCTACACAGATGCGGTGGTCCATGAAATCCAGCGCTTCATCTCTCTTATCCCCCTGGCTCTCCCTCACACTGTGACCAAAGACACCAGCTTCAGAGACTATGTTATTCCTAAG GGCACCACGATTTTCCCCATCCTCAGTTCTGTCCTCCATGACAGTAAAGAGTTTCCAAACCCACATGAGTTCAACCCTGAACATTTCTTGAACAAGAACGGCACGTTTAGGAAGAGCGACTTCTTCATGCCCTTCTCAGCAG GAAAACGAATATGCCCTGGAGAGGGCCTGGCACGAATGGAGATATTTTTACTCATAGCCACCATCTTGCAGAACTTTACCTTGAAGTCTGTTGTCAACCCCCAGGAGCTCAACATAACCCCGACTCTGAGTGGGACAGGCAACGTACCTCCTGCCTatcagctctgtgctgtccccCGCTGA
- the ZP4 gene encoding zona pellucida sperm-binding protein 4, translated as MGVVGQSRAASGAMLFWVLLGHLALVMGAHVSVFSDPTLLICGQESLQLTLPPGWEGNASFVLTTWDTEGKAHTLQNDSDCGLLVSGTPDGSRKVLVSYAGCYVFEWDGNYLILVGLEGTDADGQKALHEETLLRCPVDLPALDAPSGTVCSAVPSQDRLLCASLPISQGDCEAQGCCYDPRDRVKPCYFGNTVTAHCTPDGQFSIAVSRDVTLPPVALDSVQLASGQGTGCVPVLKNNAFVVYQFPLSACGTTFQVTGDQAIYENELVASRDVKTGSFGSVTRDSIFRLHVRCSYSISGSSIPLSAQVFTLPPLPAVSQPGPLSLELRVASDGSYTSYYTDSDYPVVKTLRDPVYAEVKLLQRTDPDLILVLHHCWATPSTNPQQQLQWPILVNGCPYAGDNYQTQLMPQSFTSGLLFPSHYQRFTLYTFTFVDSTSQEKLSGLVYLHCSASVCHQSVQESCTTTCPARARGKRSAEHPFQEGTSHVSSKGPVIFLQDELRQDTAKDDLGVAVHAPAPWALGFAAVATGATLCVVLVISVLWQRKVSATHELNGLQ; from the exons ATGGGTGTTGTAGGGCAGTCTAGGGCTGCATCAGGAGCTATGCTCTTCTGGGTGCTTCTTGGTCACCTGGCTTTGGTTATGGGGGCTCATGTCAGTGTTTTTTCTGATCCTACCCTGCTGATCTGTGGCCAAGAAAGCTTACAGCTCACCTTGcctccaggctgggaagggaatgCGTCATTTGTACTGACTACCTGGG ATACTGAAGGGAAGGCACATACTCTCCAGAATGACTCTGACTGTGGGCTCTTGGTATCTGGGACTCCAGATGGCTCCAGGAAAGTATTGGTCTCTTATGCTGGCTGTTATGTCTTTGAGTGG GATGGCAATTATCTTATACTGGTTGGGCTTGAAGGAACAGATGCTGATGGGCAAAAGGCTCTTCATGAAGAGACACTACTCAGGTGCCCTGTGGACCTTCCTG CCCTGGATGCTCCAAGCGGTACTGTCTGTTCAGCCGTTCCTAGCCAGGACCGGCTGCTGTGTGCCTCCCTGCCCATCAGCCAAGGAGACTGTGAAGCACAAGGCTGCTGCTATGACCCCAGAGACAGGGTGAAGCCTTGCTACTTTGGTAATACAG TGACAGCTCATTGCACACCAGATGGCCAGTTTTCCATTGCTGTTTCTCGGGATGTGACCCTGCCACCTGTTGCCCTGGACTCAGTGCAATTGGCCAGTGGACAGGGTActggctgtgtccctgtccTGAAAAACAATGCCTTTGTTGTGTACCAGTTTCCACTCTCTGCTTGTGGCACTACTTTTCAG GTGACTGGAGACCAGGCCATATATGAGAATGAGTTGGTGGCAAGCAGGGATGTGAAGACTGGGAGCTTTGGCTCTGTCACTAGGGATAGCATTTTCAG GCTACATGTCCGATGTAGTTATTCCATCAGTGGGAGCTCCATTCCCTTGAGTGCTCAGGTCTTCACATTGCCACCActccctgctgtgtcccagccagGTCCTCTGTCTTTGGAGCTGCGTGTTGCCTCAG ATGGAAGCTATACTTCCTACTATACTGACAGTGACTATCCCGTTGTGAAGACTCTGAGAGACCCTGTTTATGCAGAAGTCAAGCTCCTTCAGAGAACAGACCCAGACCTGATTTTAGTTCTGCACCACTGCTGGGCCACACCAAGCACCAACCCCCAGCAACAGCTGCAGTGGCCAATTTTGGTGAATGG GTGCCCTTATGCAGGGGACAACTATCAGACTCAGCTGATGCCTCAGAGTTTCACCTCAGGACTACTGTTCCCCTCTCATTATCAGCGTTTCACCCTCTACACATTCACCTTTGTGGACTCCACTTCCCAAGAGAAACTCTCTGGGCTG GTGTACCTGCACTGCAGTGCTTCAGTGTGCCACCAGTCTGTACAAGAGTCCTGCACCACCACTTGTCCTGCCAGAGCCA GGGGTAAAAGGAGTGCTGAGCATCCTTTTCAGGAAGGTACTTCCCATGTGTCCAGCAAAGGCCCTGTGATTTTCCTCCAGGATGAGCTAAGACAGGATACAGCCAAGGATGACCTTG GAGTAGCTGTGCATGCTCCAGCCCCCTGGGCTCTGGGATTTGCTGCTGTGGCAACTGGGGCAACTCTGTGTGTGGTGCTTGTGatttctgtgctgtggcaaAGGAAGGTGTCAGCAACACATGAACTCAATGGATTGCAATAA